A DNA window from Parabacteroides johnsonii DSM 18315 contains the following coding sequences:
- a CDS encoding site-specific integrase, translated as MGAVKRNTLSVLFIIKKSKLLKNGEAPICMRITVNKRVAEVMIKRSIPVDLWNQKKECSKGKDRVANELNHYINTVRAKILQIHRELEIDNKTITADIIKDCFYGRDKVQRSLLEVYAEHNEKCRALIGKEYTESTVTKFDTSINRLKEYIRSCYHRDDIMLVELDGQFIRDFDFWLKTDKHCQNNSALKHLKNLKKVVRIALANGWIKKDPFYGIRFKQEEVNVEFLSREELDILMNKEFTIKRLEQVRDIFVFCCFTALAFVDVQQLSREHLIKDNNDALWIRKVRQKTNQMCNIPVLSIPQRILGKYKDNAECIKKGVLLPVISNQRMNAYLKEIADLCGIAKRLTTHVARHTAATVVFLANDVSMENVSKILGHSNIRMTQHYARVLDSSIMRDMANVERNFLNG; from the coding sequence ATGGGAGCAGTGAAAAGAAACACATTGAGCGTATTGTTCATCATCAAGAAATCGAAACTTCTGAAAAACGGTGAAGCTCCTATCTGCATGCGCATCACCGTGAACAAGCGAGTAGCCGAAGTTATGATTAAACGGAGCATTCCCGTAGATTTATGGAATCAGAAAAAGGAATGTTCCAAAGGGAAAGACCGTGTAGCCAACGAACTGAACCACTATATCAATACGGTTCGCGCCAAAATATTGCAGATACACCGTGAACTGGAAATAGACAACAAAACAATAACAGCCGATATAATAAAAGATTGTTTTTATGGACGTGACAAGGTACAGCGCAGCTTGCTGGAAGTTTATGCGGAACATAACGAGAAATGCCGTGCCCTGATTGGCAAAGAATATACGGAAAGCACCGTAACCAAGTTTGATACTTCCATAAATCGCTTGAAAGAGTATATCCGCAGTTGCTACCACCGTGATGATATAATGCTGGTAGAACTGGACGGGCAATTTATCCGTGATTTTGATTTTTGGCTGAAAACGGATAAGCACTGCCAAAACAATTCCGCATTGAAGCATTTGAAGAACTTGAAAAAGGTTGTCCGCATAGCTTTGGCTAACGGTTGGATAAAGAAAGACCCGTTTTACGGCATCCGTTTCAAGCAGGAGGAAGTAAACGTAGAGTTCCTCTCACGTGAGGAACTGGATATTCTGATGAACAAGGAATTTACAATCAAAAGGCTGGAGCAGGTAAGGGATATTTTTGTCTTTTGCTGCTTCACCGCACTTGCTTTCGTTGATGTGCAGCAGTTAAGCCGTGAGCACCTGATAAAAGACAATAACGATGCTTTGTGGATACGCAAGGTACGGCAGAAAACCAATCAGATGTGTAACATTCCCGTTTTATCCATTCCCCAAAGGATATTGGGGAAATATAAAGATAATGCGGAGTGTATAAAGAAAGGTGTGCTTTTACCCGTAATCAGTAATCAGCGCATGAATGCCTACTTGAAAGAAATCGCTGATTTATGCGGTATTGCCAAACGCTTAACTACACATGTTGCCCGCCATACTGCGGCTACCGTTGTTTTTCTCGCCAATGACGTGTCAATGGAAAATGTCTCTAAGATTTTGGGACATTCCAATATCAGAATGACACAGCATTATGCACGGGTATTGGATAGTTCCATTATGCGTGACATGGCAAATGTGGAGAGAAACTTTCTAAATGGCTGA
- a CDS encoding IS110 family RNA-guided transposase, with the protein MNKLFIGIDFSKKKVDVSVIEKENMSSGVHREFSNDVAGHESLLAWLCESYPQTGKDQMLFCGENTGLYSVCLSNTLAHEGYTLWLEHPYSIKHSSGMQRGKNDKSDSLLIAQYACRFEDMAKVYAPNTETIRALHSFFTFRDLLVKMKNEALVHAKELHSVLKGNRATDYIYQHSLTQVKNLTREIKDVEKEIMDLINSEEEIKNNYERITSIKGVAFVNALALIVYTENFTCFDDPRKLACYAGVVPFQRTSGSSVKGNAKTSGFANKKLNTLLTQAARTAAIHDPILREYYRRKREEGKHHNLVINNIRNKLIHRICALVRNQTFDQAA; encoded by the coding sequence ATGAATAAATTATTTATCGGGATTGATTTCTCCAAGAAAAAAGTGGATGTAAGTGTGATAGAGAAAGAAAACATGTCTTCAGGAGTCCATCGTGAGTTCAGTAATGATGTTGCCGGACATGAGAGTCTGTTGGCATGGCTTTGTGAAAGCTATCCGCAGACAGGCAAGGATCAGATGCTCTTTTGCGGTGAGAACACGGGACTTTACAGCGTTTGTTTGAGTAACACTCTCGCGCACGAAGGTTATACACTGTGGCTGGAACATCCTTACAGTATCAAGCACAGCAGTGGCATGCAACGCGGGAAAAATGATAAATCGGATTCATTGCTGATCGCACAATACGCTTGCCGTTTCGAGGATATGGCCAAGGTCTATGCCCCCAATACGGAAACCATACGGGCGTTGCACTCATTTTTTACATTCCGTGATTTATTGGTGAAAATGAAAAATGAAGCATTGGTACATGCCAAAGAACTCCATTCGGTCCTGAAAGGGAATCGCGCAACGGATTACATATATCAACATAGCCTGACACAAGTGAAAAACTTGACCCGTGAAATAAAAGATGTGGAAAAGGAAATAATGGATCTGATCAACAGTGAAGAGGAGATCAAAAACAATTATGAGCGTATTACATCCATCAAAGGCGTGGCTTTTGTCAACGCCCTTGCTTTGATCGTTTATACCGAAAACTTCACCTGTTTTGACGATCCACGCAAGCTGGCCTGCTATGCGGGAGTGGTCCCGTTCCAACGAACCTCCGGATCCAGTGTCAAAGGTAACGCAAAGACCAGTGGATTTGCCAATAAAAAACTAAACACGCTACTCACCCAAGCGGCACGAACGGCTGCCATACATGATCCAATATTAAGAGAGTATTACAGGCGCAAAAGGGAAGAGGGGAAGCATCATAATTTGGTTATAAACAATATTAGAAACAAACTGATACATCGAATCTGCGCATTAGTCAGGAACCAAACTTTCGACCAAGCGGCTTAG
- the hisH gene encoding imidazole glycerol phosphate synthase subunit HisH — protein sequence MDVAIIKYNAGNIYSVSYALKRLGVEATITADPELLCKADKVIFPGVGEAQTTMEHLKEHKLDAIIKGLKQPVLGICLGMQLMCRHSEEGDADCLGIFDTEVKRFIPQQHADKVPHMGWNTITDVKDGLFNKQLENKFVYFVHSYYVPVNKYTAATTEYILPFSASLHKDNFYATQFHPEKSGSVGEVILSNFLKL from the coding sequence ATGGATGTCGCCATTATCAAATACAATGCCGGAAATATTTATTCTGTGAGTTACGCACTGAAGAGGCTGGGAGTCGAAGCAACAATCACAGCAGATCCGGAACTGTTATGTAAAGCGGATAAAGTAATCTTTCCGGGTGTCGGTGAAGCCCAGACCACAATGGAACACCTGAAAGAGCATAAACTGGATGCGATTATAAAAGGATTGAAGCAACCTGTTTTAGGCATTTGCCTCGGCATGCAGTTGATGTGCCGCCATTCGGAAGAAGGTGATGCGGATTGCTTAGGCATTTTCGATACAGAAGTAAAACGTTTCATTCCGCAGCAACACGCAGATAAAGTTCCGCACATGGGATGGAATACGATTACGGATGTTAAAGACGGACTGTTCAACAAGCAATTGGAAAACAAGTTTGTTTATTTCGTACACAGTTATTATGTACCCGTAAACAAATATACCGCCGCAACAACCGAATATATTCTCCCGTTCAGCGCTTCCCTGCATAAAGACAATTTCTATGCGACTCAGTTCCACCCGGAAAAAAGCGGTTCGGTCGGCGAGGTTATATTAAGTAACTTTTTAAAACTGTAA
- the hisA gene encoding 1-(5-phosphoribosyl)-5-[(5-phosphoribosylamino)methylideneamino]imidazole-4-carboxamide isomerase yields MIELIPAIDMIDGKCVRLTQGDYDTQKVYNEDPLEVAKMFEDHGIRRLHVVDLDGARQGRIINYRMLERLATRTSLIIDFGGGLKQEGDLEIAFESGAQMVTGGSIAVKNPEIFTSWITKFGPEKIILGADAKDKMIAISGWEETTDKELIPFIQDYYDKGITKTICTDISRDGMLQGPAIELYKEIREQIPLLYLIASGGVSSIQDIEKLAEAGIPAVIFGKAIYEGKIQLKDLIRFT; encoded by the coding sequence ATGATAGAGTTGATTCCGGCAATAGATATGATCGACGGGAAATGCGTACGCCTCACCCAAGGTGATTACGACACCCAGAAAGTGTATAACGAAGATCCTCTGGAAGTAGCCAAGATGTTTGAAGATCATGGCATCAGGCGTCTGCATGTGGTAGACTTGGACGGAGCGCGGCAAGGGCGGATCATCAACTACCGTATGTTGGAACGGCTGGCGACACGTACTTCGCTGATCATTGATTTCGGAGGTGGACTGAAACAGGAAGGAGACCTGGAAATTGCTTTCGAAAGCGGTGCGCAGATGGTTACGGGCGGAAGCATCGCCGTGAAGAATCCGGAAATATTCACTTCCTGGATCACCAAGTTTGGTCCGGAGAAAATCATCCTCGGAGCTGATGCCAAAGATAAGATGATCGCAATAAGCGGATGGGAAGAGACGACAGACAAAGAACTGATCCCTTTCATCCAGGATTATTACGACAAAGGGATCACGAAGACAATCTGTACGGACATCAGTCGCGACGGCATGTTGCAAGGACCTGCCATCGAATTATATAAGGAGATACGGGAACAGATACCTCTGCTTTACCTGATAGCCAGCGGAGGCGTCAGTTCCATACAAGATATTGAAAAACTGGCTGAAGCGGGTATTCCGGCTGTCATCTTCGGTAAAGCGATTTACGAAGGGAAGATACAACTGAAAGACTTGATCCGCTTCACCTGA
- the hisF gene encoding imidazole glycerol phosphate synthase subunit HisF, with protein MLAKRIVPCLDIKDGKTVKGINFVNFRDAGDPVELGAQYSREGADELVYLDITASHEGRKTFTELVKKVAANISIPFTVGGGINELKDVERLLSAGADKVSINSAALRNPELIEEIAKNFGSQVCVVAIDANFETGDWICYLNGGRIPTEKHLFQWAAEAESRGAGEILFTSMTHDGVKDGYANEALATLADNLHIPVIASGGAGKMEHFRDTFAQGKADAALAASVFHFGEIGIGTLKQYLHEEGINVRL; from the coding sequence ATGCTTGCCAAGAGAATAGTACCTTGTTTGGACATAAAAGATGGGAAAACCGTTAAGGGAATTAATTTCGTAAACTTCCGCGATGCCGGCGACCCGGTCGAACTGGGGGCACAATACAGCCGGGAGGGAGCAGACGAGTTGGTATATTTAGATATAACCGCTTCGCACGAAGGACGTAAGACATTTACGGAACTGGTCAAGAAGGTAGCGGCCAATATCAGCATTCCTTTCACGGTTGGCGGCGGCATCAACGAGCTGAAAGATGTAGAGCGCCTGTTGAGCGCCGGAGCCGATAAGGTTTCCATCAACTCGGCAGCCCTGCGTAATCCGGAACTGATCGAAGAGATTGCCAAAAATTTCGGCAGCCAGGTATGTGTGGTGGCCATCGATGCAAATTTCGAAACGGGCGACTGGATATGCTACCTGAATGGCGGACGTATTCCAACGGAAAAACATCTCTTTCAGTGGGCGGCAGAAGCAGAAAGCCGGGGAGCCGGGGAAATCCTGTTTACCAGCATGACACACGATGGCGTGAAAGACGGCTACGCCAACGAGGCGTTGGCCACACTGGCTGACAACCTGCACATTCCGGTCATTGCTTCGGGAGGAGCCGGAAAAATGGAGCACTTCCGCGACACATTCGCCCAAGGGAAGGCGGATGCGGCATTGGCGGCAAGCGTGTTTCATTTCGGGGAAATCGGCATAGGAACTTTGAAACAGTATCTCCACGAAGAAGGGATCAACGTCCGTCTCTGA
- the hisIE gene encoding bifunctional phosphoribosyl-AMP cyclohydrolase/phosphoribosyl-ATP diphosphatase HisIE — MKLDFEKMGGLIPAIVQDYNTNKVLMLGFMNEEAYEETKTTGKVTFFSRTKNRIWMKGETSGNTLQVVTIAADCDNDTLLIKAIPAGPVCHTGADTCFGEKNVEDIMFFKYLQNFIEQRRQEMPEGSYTTTLFQKGINRMAQKVGEEAVETVIEATNGTDERLVYEAADMIYHLIVLLTSKGLRIEDLARELKSRHKG, encoded by the coding sequence ATGAAATTAGATTTTGAAAAAATGGGCGGCCTGATTCCCGCCATCGTTCAGGACTACAACACAAACAAGGTATTGATGTTGGGCTTTATGAACGAAGAAGCTTACGAAGAAACAAAAACGACCGGTAAAGTGACATTCTTCAGCCGAACGAAAAACCGTATCTGGATGAAAGGTGAAACCAGCGGAAACACCCTGCAGGTAGTCACCATCGCAGCTGACTGCGACAACGACACACTGTTGATCAAGGCTATTCCCGCCGGTCCCGTATGCCATACAGGCGCCGACACTTGTTTCGGCGAAAAGAATGTGGAAGATATCATGTTCTTCAAATACTTGCAGAACTTCATCGAACAGCGTCGCCAGGAAATGCCGGAAGGTTCTTACACCACTACCCTGTTCCAGAAAGGTATCAACCGCATGGCACAGAAAGTAGGCGAAGAAGCCGTCGAAACAGTTATTGAAGCGACTAACGGGACAGACGAGCGCCTCGTTTATGAAGCTGCCGACATGATCTACCACCTGATCGTATTATTGACAAGCAAAGGACTTCGAATCGAAGACCTCGCACGCGAACTAAAAAGCAGACATAAAGGATAA
- a CDS encoding cell division ATP-binding protein FtsE — protein sequence MEETTLLKLDKVEICREENVILHEASFTLHNGEFVYVIGKVGSGKSSLLKSLYCEIPINQGDAWLLDYNLCKIKRKDIPYLRRKLGIVFQDFQLLTDRSVHKNLEFVLKATGWKKKSEIRERIDNVLFQVGMQDKGYKMPHELSGGEQQRIVIARALLNDPVLILADEPTGNLDPETSGQIVQLLHDICRKGTAVVMTTHNYTLVHNYPARIVKCENACLSDVGE from the coding sequence ATGGAAGAGACAACCCTGCTCAAACTGGATAAAGTGGAAATCTGCCGTGAAGAGAATGTGATCCTTCATGAAGCTTCCTTTACGCTCCACAATGGAGAATTTGTGTATGTGATCGGAAAAGTCGGTTCCGGCAAGAGCAGTCTGTTGAAATCTTTGTACTGCGAAATTCCCATCAACCAAGGGGACGCATGGCTGCTGGACTATAACCTCTGCAAGATAAAACGGAAAGACATTCCTTACTTGCGCAGGAAATTAGGAATTGTCTTTCAGGACTTCCAGCTTCTGACCGATCGCTCGGTACACAAAAACCTCGAATTCGTCCTGAAAGCAACCGGATGGAAAAAGAAAAGCGAGATAAGAGAACGTATCGACAACGTGCTGTTTCAAGTCGGAATGCAGGACAAAGGCTACAAGATGCCGCACGAGCTTTCGGGAGGCGAACAGCAGCGTATCGTGATCGCCCGCGCTTTGCTGAATGATCCGGTATTGATCCTTGCAGACGAGCCGACCGGAAATTTAGACCCGGAGACAAGCGGGCAAATCGTACAACTGCTGCACGACATTTGCCGCAAAGGAACGGCCGTCGTCATGACGACTCACAACTACACGCTGGTACATAATTATCCCGCGCGTATAGTAAAATGTGAGAATGCCTGCCTAAGTGATGTTGGAGAATAA
- a CDS encoding aspartate kinase, with amino-acid sequence MKVLKFGGTSVGSAQRMKGVAKLITGERNIVVLSAMSGTTNSLVEISDYLYKKNPDGANEVINKLAQKYYGHIEELYSTDEYKQKAKELIKHHFDHIRTFTKDLFTLFEEKVVLAQGELISTGMMNLYLNECGVNSVLIPALDYMRTDKNAEPDPVYIKEKLVKLLDEHKDADLFITQGYICRNAYGEIDNLQRGGSDYSASLIGAAIGAEEIQIWTDIDGMHNNDPRIVEKTSPVRHLHFEEAAELAYFGAKILHPTCILPAKLNNIPVRLLNTMQPEAPGTMISNMTEKGKIKAVAAKDNITSIKIKSGRMLLATGFLRKVFEIFENYQTPIDMVTTSEVGVSVTIDNRKHLEEIVDDLKKYGTVTVDEDMVIVCVVGDLEWDNVGFEARIVQAMKDVPVRMISYGGSNYNVSLLVKASDKTRALQALSDHLFNNKA; translated from the coding sequence ATGAAAGTTTTAAAGTTTGGCGGTACTTCTGTGGGATCTGCACAGAGAATGAAAGGTGTAGCAAAACTGATTACGGGAGAACGTAACATTGTAGTCTTGTCTGCCATGTCCGGTACAACCAACTCATTGGTTGAAATCTCGGATTACTTGTACAAGAAAAACCCTGACGGAGCAAACGAAGTCATCAATAAACTGGCTCAGAAATATTATGGCCATATTGAAGAACTCTACAGCACCGACGAATATAAGCAGAAAGCCAAAGAACTGATAAAACATCATTTCGATCATATCCGCACGTTTACGAAAGATCTTTTCACACTGTTTGAAGAAAAGGTTGTCCTGGCTCAAGGCGAACTGATTTCTACCGGTATGATGAACCTCTATCTGAACGAATGCGGCGTGAACTCCGTTCTGATTCCGGCATTGGATTATATGCGTACTGACAAGAACGCAGAACCGGACCCTGTGTATATTAAAGAAAAACTTGTCAAATTATTAGACGAACACAAAGACGCAGACCTCTTCATCACACAAGGCTACATCTGCCGAAATGCCTACGGCGAGATCGACAACCTGCAGCGTGGCGGCAGCGACTACAGCGCCTCTCTGATCGGTGCGGCTATCGGCGCAGAAGAAATTCAGATATGGACAGACATCGACGGTATGCACAACAACGATCCGCGTATCGTTGAAAAGACATCGCCGGTTCGCCACCTGCATTTCGAAGAAGCTGCCGAACTGGCCTACTTCGGGGCCAAGATCCTGCATCCTACCTGCATCCTACCGGCCAAGCTGAATAACATCCCTGTCCGTTTGTTGAACACGATGCAGCCGGAAGCTCCGGGCACCATGATTTCCAACATGACGGAAAAAGGAAAAATCAAAGCCGTCGCCGCAAAAGACAATATCACTTCCATCAAGATCAAGAGCGGCCGTATGCTGTTGGCTACCGGATTCCTGCGTAAGGTGTTCGAAATATTCGAAAACTACCAGACTCCTATCGACATGGTAACGACTTCCGAAGTAGGCGTTTCCGTTACGATCGACAATCGCAAACATCTGGAAGAGATTGTGGACGACCTGAAAAAATATGGAACGGTTACAGTGGACGAAGATATGGTAATCGTTTGCGTAGTAGGCGATTTAGAATGGGACAATGTCGGTTTCGAAGCCCGCATTGTCCAGGCAATGAAGGATGTCCCGGTACGAATGATCTCGTACGGAGGTAGCAACTACAACGTCTCGCTCCTTGTTAAAGCTTCCGACAAAACACGAGCATTGCAAGCATTAAGCGATCATTTATTCAACAATAAAGCATAA
- the lysA gene encoding diaminopimelate decarboxylase, which translates to MILKGTFPIEKFKSLETPFYFYDIKLLKETLNMVKTEAGKYGYHAHYAVKANANPRILSVIAEYGLGADCVSGGEIQAALDAGFPACKIVYAGVGKADWEINLGLDNDIFCFNVESAAELEILDELAAAKNKVAPIALRINPEVDAHTHAKITTGMKENKFGINLSQLGQVLDLVSHLEHIKLIGIHCHIGSQITDMAAFRGLVIRVNEIQEELEARGIKVENLNFGGGLGIDYYHPNHLPIPAFDNYFAVFNKLLQLRPGQQVHFEPGRSIVAQCGSLISKVLYVKVGETKKFCILDAGFTELIRPAMYDAYHRMENITSDEEVEVYDVVGPICESSDVFGKDVELNRAHRGDLIALRSAGAYGEVMASQYNCRKLPVAYYSDML; encoded by the coding sequence ATGATATTAAAAGGTACATTTCCTATAGAAAAGTTCAAATCACTGGAAACTCCCTTCTATTTTTACGATATAAAGCTGCTGAAAGAAACGCTCAATATGGTGAAAACGGAAGCCGGAAAGTATGGCTATCATGCCCACTATGCAGTCAAGGCGAACGCTAATCCCCGTATCTTGTCTGTTATCGCTGAATACGGCCTGGGAGCCGATTGTGTGAGTGGCGGTGAAATACAGGCTGCACTCGATGCAGGTTTCCCTGCCTGCAAAATCGTTTATGCCGGTGTCGGCAAAGCAGATTGGGAGATCAACTTAGGGCTGGACAACGATATTTTCTGCTTCAACGTAGAATCGGCTGCCGAATTGGAAATCCTGGACGAACTGGCTGCCGCCAAAAACAAAGTAGCCCCGATCGCCCTCCGTATCAACCCGGAAGTAGATGCTCATACACATGCCAAGATTACAACCGGCATGAAGGAAAACAAATTCGGTATCAACCTGAGTCAGCTCGGACAGGTGTTGGACTTGGTCAGCCACCTGGAACATATTAAACTGATCGGCATCCATTGCCATATCGGTTCACAGATTACAGACATGGCTGCTTTCCGTGGCTTGGTAATCCGTGTCAATGAAATTCAGGAAGAACTGGAAGCGCGTGGAATAAAAGTTGAGAATCTGAATTTCGGTGGTGGTCTCGGAATCGATTACTATCACCCGAATCATTTGCCTATCCCGGCATTCGACAACTATTTTGCCGTATTCAACAAACTGTTGCAACTTCGTCCGGGACAGCAAGTTCATTTCGAGCCGGGACGTTCCATCGTCGCACAATGTGGTTCGCTAATTTCTAAAGTGCTGTATGTGAAAGTCGGTGAAACGAAGAAATTCTGTATTTTAGACGCCGGCTTCACCGAGCTGATCCGCCCGGCCATGTACGACGCATACCACCGCATGGAAAATATCACCAGCGACGAAGAAGTTGAAGTTTATGACGTTGTCGGCCCGATCTGCGAATCGTCCGACGTATTCGGTAAAGATGTCGAACTGAACCGTGCCCATCGTGGCGACCTGATCGCCCTCCGTTCCGCAGGCGCTTACGGCGAAGTGATGGCTTCGCAATATAACTGCCGGAAGTTGCCAGTGGCTTATTATTCGGATATGCTATAA
- a CDS encoding outer membrane beta-barrel protein, producing MKKIFYLFLMIFGIQSGSTAQSQWSFGPKIGLGISDVSVTGIDHNSRTGVTAGLFGEYRIQNFALEADFLYANQGFKWNKDAIEENYLLIPLKVKLYMPYILKGLNIFAGPQLDLCIKRNDWIWLLMSGEDGAGTGKQNIPYQNTLASITFGLGYRFDFGLDLAFSYNAGIVSNVKEYSDKNCVFQLTAGYDLCKLFKLCGKK from the coding sequence ATGAAAAAAATCTTTTATCTTTTTCTAATGATATTCGGTATCCAATCCGGCAGCACAGCACAAAGTCAGTGGTCTTTCGGGCCTAAAATCGGTTTGGGAATATCAGATGTGTCGGTTACAGGCATAGACCATAATTCTCGTACTGGCGTTACTGCCGGATTATTTGGAGAATACAGGATTCAGAACTTCGCATTAGAAGCTGATTTTTTATATGCGAACCAGGGTTTCAAATGGAATAAGGATGCTATTGAAGAGAACTATCTGCTAATTCCTCTGAAAGTCAAATTATATATGCCTTACATATTGAAAGGACTAAACATTTTTGCCGGACCGCAATTGGATCTTTGCATAAAAAGAAACGATTGGATTTGGCTATTGATGTCCGGCGAAGATGGGGCAGGAACGGGTAAACAAAACATTCCCTATCAAAACACATTAGCCTCCATCACTTTCGGCTTAGGCTATCGCTTCGACTTCGGGCTGGACCTGGCATTCAGTTATAATGCCGGGATCGTCTCAAATGTAAAAGAGTACTCCGACAAAAACTGCGTTTTCCAGCTCACTGCCGGTTACGACCTTTGCAAGCTGTTCAAGCTTTGCGGGAAGAAATGA
- a CDS encoding DUF6261 family protein — MNAADADRDDFHIGIIEQILTTQRHYDPLIKAVGAHMDPLVSAFQGGQARAYDDQTGMMDNFLQELQSDKYKDDVEKLKLSSWIDALKKANDLCASLSSGRTGERTEQVKKQVTAQTRPICDAAYADVVKHLNARCLINGDEKYAELITYWNTRLDHYRAVTSHRLGAGKGGAQVRATSRRPLLPEAEETNAPANCKPGGQKRKSGDGRDLRFFYEAKGHFFPQSLNSLQRS, encoded by the coding sequence ATGAACGCTGCGGATGCGGATCGCGACGATTTCCATATCGGTATCATCGAACAGATCCTGACCACCCAGCGACATTATGACCCGCTCATCAAGGCTGTCGGTGCCCACATGGACCCGTTGGTGTCTGCCTTCCAGGGAGGACAGGCGCGTGCGTATGACGACCAGACGGGGATGATGGATAATTTCCTGCAGGAACTGCAGTCTGACAAGTACAAGGATGATGTTGAAAAGCTAAAACTCTCCAGTTGGATCGATGCTTTGAAAAAGGCGAACGACCTTTGCGCCTCATTGAGTTCGGGACGCACGGGCGAACGGACGGAACAGGTGAAAAAACAGGTGACTGCCCAAACGCGTCCGATCTGCGATGCGGCTTATGCAGATGTGGTCAAGCATCTCAATGCACGTTGCCTGATTAATGGCGACGAGAAATATGCCGAACTGATCACGTATTGGAACACTCGTCTGGATCATTACCGGGCCGTCACTTCCCATCGCCTCGGCGCCGGGAAGGGGGGAGCACAGGTAAGGGCGACATCACGCCGACCCCTCCTGCCGGAGGCGGAGGAGACGAACGCCCCGGCGAATTGTAAGCCCGGAGGACAAAAAAGAAAAAGCGGGGATGGCAGGGATCTCCGCTTTTTTTATGAGGCTAAGGGTCATTTCTTCCCGCAAAGCTTGAACAGCTTGCAAAGGTCGTAA